From a single Desulfovibrio sp. ZJ209 genomic region:
- the smpB gene encoding SsrA-binding protein SmpB — MSKKTPAHAIAVNKKARHLYELSEFTEAGISLTGPEVKSIRAGKVNFIDSYVEFRQGSAWLLSLHVAPYANAGYAPQEPDRPRRLLLHAREIGRLAGMVAQKGLTVVPVRLYFSRGKIKVEIAVGRGKKLHDHRETLKRRAEERDMARELA, encoded by the coding sequence ATGAGCAAGAAGACCCCCGCACACGCCATCGCCGTCAACAAGAAGGCGCGCCACCTCTATGAGCTCTCGGAGTTCACCGAGGCCGGCATTTCCCTCACCGGTCCCGAAGTCAAGAGCATCCGCGCCGGCAAGGTGAACTTCATCGACAGCTACGTGGAATTTCGCCAGGGGAGCGCGTGGCTCCTCTCGCTGCATGTGGCGCCCTACGCCAATGCGGGCTATGCGCCGCAGGAGCCCGACCGGCCCCGCCGCCTGCTGCTCCATGCCCGCGAGATCGGGCGCCTCGCCGGCATGGTGGCCCAGAAAGGCCTCACCGTGGTGCCCGTGCGCCTCTATTTCAGCCGCGGCAAGATCAAGGTTGAGATCGCCGTCGGCCGCGGCAAGAAGCTCCATGACCACCGGGAGACCCTCAAGCGCCGGGCCGAGGAACGCGACATGGCGCGCGAGCTCGCCTGA